One Antennarius striatus isolate MH-2024 chromosome 17, ASM4005453v1, whole genome shotgun sequence genomic window carries:
- the dmac2l gene encoding ATP synthase subunit s, mitochondrial, which translates to MRLLSRAVRSAVGRTDWSRRHFWSWLNAVFNKVDYERIKTVGADRAAAEWLLRCGAKVRFEGLERWHHDYNALPTGPLGRYKIQAIDATESCIMYTGFDHLDGLKYLEEIKFNKCTYIEDACLERLSSIENLQESLYMMEVVSCGNVTDKGIIALHKLKNLEYLFLSDLPGISDKLKTIERLQTALPRLDISLGSL; encoded by the exons ATGAGACTCTTGTCGCGGGCGGTGCGGTCGGCCGTGGGCCGAACGGACTGGAGCCGCAGACACTTCTGGAGCTGGCTGAATGCAGTCTTTAACAA GGTGGACTATGAAAGGATCAAAACGGTTGGTGCAGACCGAGCTGCTGCAGAGTGGCTGCTTAGGTGTGGCGCCAAAGTGAGGTTTGAAGGATTGGAGCGCTGGCATCACGACTACAACGCACTGCCAACCGGGCCTCTTGGTAGATACAAGATCCAGGCAATTGACGCCACCGAATCCTGCATCATGTACACAGGATTTGACCACCTGG atgGTTTGAAATATTTGGAGGAAATCAAATTCAACAAGTGCACATATATCGAAGACGCCTGCCTGGAGAGATTGAGCTCCATAGAAAATCTGCAGGAGAGTTTGTACATGATGGAGGTGGTTTCATGTGGAAACGTGACCGATAAAGGCATCATCGCTCTGCACAAGCTCAA GAATCTGGAGTATCTGTTTCTCAGTGATCTTCCTGGAATCAGTGACAAACTGAAGACAATTGAACGACTGCAGACAGCACTTCCACGTCTGGACATCTCACTGGGTTCGCTCTGA
- the l2hgdh gene encoding L-2-hydroxyglutarate dehydrogenase, mitochondrial produces MIRTLGSASVRGVGPVLPKLMKDMRTRQLHSTYDVAIVGAGIVGLATARELILRHPSLSFVLLEKEKELAFHQSGHNSGVIHSGIYYTPGSLKARLCVRGATLAYEYCEKKGLPYKRCGKLIVAVEQEEIPRLKALYERGLKNNVRDLSIVDAKGIREREPYCRGVMALDSPYTGIVDWRMVALRYGEDFKEAGGTVVTESEINGISMAKESPAGSTEGMKYPIAVTDKKGNEVRCRYVLTCGGLYSDRLSQISGCSREPRIVPFRGDYLVLKPEKHYLVKGNIYPVPDPRFPFLGVHFTPRMDGSVWLGPNAVLAFKREGYKIYDFNIRDFADALSFRGLQKLVLRNITYGIGEMYRGININAQIKILQRYIPEISRSDVLRGPAGVRAQALDRDGNLVDDFVFDGGVGEVGSRVLHVRNAPSPAATSSLAIAEMIADEVASRFNL; encoded by the exons ATGATTCGGACTCTGGGCAGCGCGTCTGTCAGGGGTGTCGGGCCGGTGCTGCCCAAACTGATGAAGGACATGAGGACCAGACAGCTGCACAG CACATATGACGTGGCCATAGTGGGAGCTGGGATCGTGGGCCTGGCCACAGCCAGAGAGCTCATCTTACGGCACCCTTCGCTCAGCTTCGTCctactggagaaagaaaaagagctcG CTTTTCATCAGAGTGGACATAACAGTGGAGTCATCCACAGTGGGATCTACTACACGCCGGGGTCACTGAAGGCCCGCTTGTGTGTGCGAGGAGCCACCCTGGCCTACGAATACTGTGAAAAGAAAGGGCTGCCTTACAAACGCTGTGGAAAG CTTATTGTAGCTGTGGAGCAGGAAGAGATACCCAGACTGAAAGCCCTATATGAGCGTGGCTTGAAGAACAATGTGCGTGACCTCAGTATTGTTGATGCCAAGGGAATTCGAGAACGAGAGCCATACTGCAGG GGGGTAATGGCATTGGACTCACCCTACACCGGTATTGTGGACTGGAGGATGGTGGCACTCAGATATGGGGAGGACTTTAAGGAGGCCGGTGGAACAGTCGTGACTGAATCTGAGATCAATGGCATTTCCATGGCCAAGGAGAGCCCAGCAGGGAGCACAGAGG GAATGAAATATCCTATTGCAGTCACAGACAAAAAG GGTAACGAGGTGCGGTGCCGTTATGTTCTGACCTGTGGAGGCCTGTACTCCGACCGCCTGTCGCAGATATCTGGGTGCAGTCGGGAGCCGAGGATCGTCCCCTTTAGAGGAGATTATCTGGTCCTGAAGCCAGAGAAACACTATTTGGTCAAAGGAAATATCTACCCT GTTCCTGACCCTCGTTTCCCATTCCTTGGTGTTCACTTTACCCCGCGGATGGATGGAAGTGTTTGGCTCGGCCCAAACGCAGTTCTGGCCTTCAAAAGGGAAGGTTACAAAATATATGACTTCAATATCCGAGACTTTGCGGACGCACTCTCATTCAG GGGCCTTCAGAAACTGGTATTAAGGAATATAACTTACGGGATTGGAGAAATGTATAGAGGGATAAACATTAATGCGCAGATTAAAATCCTGCAGAGATACATCCCTGAAATTTCACGAAGTGACGTTCTCAG ggGTCCGGCGGGAGTTCGTGCTCAGGCACTCGACCGAGATGGAAACCTTGTGGatgattttgtgtttgatgGCGGGGTCGGGGAAGTGGGCAGTCGGGTGCTTCATGTACGTAATGCTCCCTCTCCTGCAGCTACTTCTTCCCTCGCCATTGCTGAAATGATCGCAGACGAGGTGGCCAGTCGCTTCAATCTGTAG